A window from Primulina eburnea isolate SZY01 chromosome 2, ASM2296580v1, whole genome shotgun sequence encodes these proteins:
- the LOC140822893 gene encoding rho GTPase-activating protein 5-like, with protein MTELMHSPHHLPSSSSSIASSDAIGFSRRNRGNEKLCPQIRGREEEDQVSVLAVLVTVIRKSLVGCSSTTSGAEEKEIGWPTNVKHVAHVTFDRINGFLGLPVEFEPEVPRRPPSASTRVFGVSTESMQLSSDSRGNRVPVILLMMQQRLYSQGGLKMEGIFRINPENSREEYVREQLNNGVIPDDIDVHCLAGLIKAWFRELPTGVLDSLSTDHVMQALSEDQYAQLVRQLPPNEAALLDWSINLMADVATMEHLNKMNARNIAMVFAPNMTKMSDPLTALMFTVQVMNFLRTLILKTLRVRKDYTVEVGPTPTPQLDPSDEDCHKSMPRPKDLQAKESPSNHPISFCPQVDSKTGNGTHKFQSSIENFLAEEKGLNFLEGVKVSAVTQLRPSNSNGTRKESIK; from the exons ATGACGGAGCTAATGCATTCCCCACACCATCTGCCTTCATCTTCTAGCTCCATTGCCAGTAGTGATGCCATAGGTTTTTCCAGAAGAAACAGAGGTAACGAGAAGCTTTGTCCACAAATACGAGGAAGAGAAGAAGAGGATCAGGTGTCTGTTTTGGCTGTGTTAGTGACAGTTATTAGGAAATCTTTGGTGGGTTGTAGTAGTACTACAAGTGGGGCAGAGGAGAAGGAGATTGGGTGGCCCACAAATGTGAAGCATGTTGCGCATGTCACGTTCGATAGAATCAATGGGTTTCTTGGACTTCCTGTTGAATTTGAACCTGAAGTCCCCAGGAGGCCTCCTAGTGCCAG TACGAGAGTTTTTGGAGTTTCCACGGAGTCGATGCAACTTTCATCGGATTCTAGGGGTAACCGCGTGCCTGTGATCCTACTAATGATGCAACAACGCTTGTATTCACAAGGCGGCCTTAAG ATGGAAGGAATCTTCAGAATTAATCCTGAAAATAGTCGGGAAGAGTATGTGAGGGAGCAACTAAATAACGGAGTAATtccagatgatattgatgttcaTTGTTTAGCAGGTCTAATCAAG GCTTGGTTCAGAGAACTTCCTACAGGAGTATTAGATTCTTTGTCTACAGATCATGTAATGCAGGCACTGTCTGAAGATCAGTACGCTCAGCTTGTGAGGCAACTTCCACCAAATGAAGCTGCACTGTTGGATTGGTCGATAAATCTCATGGCTGATGTTGCTACGATGGAACATTTGAACAAAATGAATGCTCGAAACATCGCTATGGTTTTTGCTCCGAACATGACAAAG ATGTCTGATCCTCTCACAGCACTGATGTTTACAGTCCAGGTAATGAATTTTCTCAGAACTCTCATACTTAAAACCTTGAGAGTAAGAAAAGACTATACAGTAGAAGTCGGCCCAACTCCAACGCCCCAGCTCGATCCTTCAGATGAAGATTGCCATAAAAGCATGCCAAGGCCGAAAGATTTGCAGGCCAAAGAATCACCCTCAAATCACCCTATCAGCTTTTGCCCTCAAGTTGACTCGAAAACTGGAAACGGAACTCATAAATTTCAAAGTTCCATCGAGAATTTCTTAGCTGAGGAAAAGGGTCTGAATTTTCTTGAAGGGGTTAAGGTAAGTGCAGTGACTCAACTGAGGCCGAGTAATTCAAATGGTACCAGGAAAGAATCAATAAAATGA